The DNA window tccagggccggtgctttatctactgtgccacctagcttccccacaaaaattattttaaaagactttgCTGCAAGAGTTCTGGAAGTGTTATGTTTGTAGTATAGAGTGAGAACTACCAAACTAGACAGTATttaggttccttccaattcctaACATTCACTCAATACCCTAAAGGATGTTCAGAATTTCTATAGTAATGTAATAGAGGGATTGATAGAAATGTATTTTACTATCCTGTCTTGTACTGAAACTACTTGTTGTCAAGGCAGAATTTTTCTTCAGAGCTGAAAGGTACCTCAGAGTATTATCTAGTCTAGTTTCCTGCCTTTGGCAAGGAAAGCATCTCTAAACTTACTTGAGGCTTAGAcaatttgagtgacttgcctaaggtcccatAGGTAGTTACAACTATAGAGaaggaactagaacccaggttagGGGGTTCCCAGTGTACCATTCAGCCTTTTGcatggcatttttctttttttcgaaCTAATTACATAATgatctctttgtttttttctttccttgcagGTTCTTTGCACTGACCTCCCTTCGTCTGGTGTTTTTGCTTGCATTCAGTTTGATGATAATTGTATGTATAGATCAGTGGAAGAACAAAATCTGGCCTGAAATGAGAGGTGAGTTTGGAAGAATTTGGAGTAatctgttctagaattttttttttacctctcttgtgatttttgctttttagtagggaaaattttcttttaatttatgaaTCCTTTGCTTTAGGGTAATTATGTAGAGCCTGTGTTCCTTTTAAAGTTCTGTAAATCTATTGAACAGTAAACTGTAGAAAACAGTTCCTTCATCATGAGAACAGTCTTTTGCTTTCATTATTGGCCTGAGAGATCATTTTGACATTCTTAGGGTTTATTCCCTTGATGCATCAAACTTTACTTAATAAAGGTGTATCATGAAATAGAAATTTAGCTCTTACATGTTGATAATACTGAGAATAACAAAGAAGTATACAATTTGGTCCCTGTCTACAAATACTTTACAATTTAACTATGgagattaaacaaaaaaaaataaatttaaacaacAATGTAAAAGTATTGGGATAGATGATGCTATGAATCAGAAAAGATGGAAATGATTATAGGCTGATTTGATCAGGGGAAGCTTCATGCAGGAAGTAGGACataagttgagccttgaaggattcAAATGGTTAGAAAGAAGGACAGGCATTATAGGtgggaaaaaaataggaataaagacACAGTACTTCTACTTCCTCACCCCACTCTCACCTCCATCAGTCTTCAGCATCTTATAACCTGGATTCCATCCCCACTAGGCTACTGAAAACTACTTTTTCAACTGGAAGCATTGATCACCTTAATATTAAGTCCAAGGGCCTTTTAtcagtcctcattctctctcCAGCTTTTGACACTTACCACCCCCTTTTTCTGGACATTCCCTCCTTACTTGTCTACTGAGACGCTACACTCTCTTAttttcctacctttctttttttctctctctctctctgatgtcATATCTTTCTTTCCCTGTGCCTTAATCTTGGTCTGCCTTCAACTTTCTTTCCCCTGTATTCTCTCCCTTGCTGATCTCATTTATCCCCACTGTTTCAGTTTTCATTTCTACACAGGTAACTCTCCAGTGTGTTATTTTTCAACCTGACCTTTCCATAGAGCTTCAGACTTGCATTTCAAATGTACCTTATTCACATGGATGTCCCAGtgacacctcaaactcaacatgactAGAACTATTGAGTATCTTTTTCCCCCAGGTCTCCCTTCTCTTGGCTTATTTCTCATTCATTCAGTCTTCTTCCATGCTTAAAACTTTGGGTTATCTTTAATTTTGTTCTCCCTTACGTTGCTTACAACTACTCATTTGTCAATTcctctcatttctacctcttgaaCAAATCTCACAGCAGCGattcccttctctctgttctcacTGCCACCAGACAACTTCAAGACTTCATTACCACCAGTTTTGATTGCTTGCCTCCTAAACCCAACAGACTTTTGTGCCTTTGTTCTCATCtttctccagtccatccttcatacTGCTATGAAATTTATCTTTCTCATGTACAGATTCTGTCATGTTACTTTTATGTTCAAAAGCTTTTAGTGGTTTCTTATTGCCAGCAATTAAAGCTCAAACTAAGCCTAGCATTCAAGGCCCTACTGGATCTGCTTCTCTCCTGTCCTTTAAGCCTATTTCACTCCCCTCCACATGTACAGTGTTCCAGCAAAACTAGGTTACTTTCCATtccacagaatctcagaaaagGGATCTTTCAGGTCTTTAGTTAAAATTTTAATCAACTATGAATCCCCTCTTTATATTAGTCCCTAAGGAATGATCATCTAGCCTTatccttgaagacctccagtgatagaGACCTAGCTTTCACAGCAGTGCTTTTGAACGTCTCTTTTTATTAGGCAGTTTTCTCTTACATCAAGGctaaatctctctttctctcttcaactTCTCTCTATTCTTCTTAGCTGTGTCTTCCCCCCTCTGaggccaagtagaacaagtctCCGATTACTTCACCATcctgttcattttgttttggatgtgttgCAGTTTATTAAtgaccttcttaaaatgtggcacctatAAGTGATTATAGTTCTCAAGGACTGAGTATAATGAGACTATCCCCTTTCTTGCTCAGGCCATTATGCCTGTCTTACTGCAGCCTTACAGCATGTCTTTTTTTATCTTTCACACTGTTAACTCATACTGAGCTTATAGTTCATTAAAATCCCCAGACCTCTTTTATGTTAACTATTTCAGCAATATTTCCCTAATAcagtatttatgtagcatttattttgtatttatccctaacatagtatttattttttagtcttgtccaagattttatatttatctattaaatttaaagaaattagCGTCAGCTCATCGTTTTAGCCTGTCAAAGTCTTTCTGGATTCTACTCTGTAGTCCAGTGTTTTAGCTATCTCTCCCAGCTTCATGTCATCTCCAGATCTGAATAAACAACAAATCATTTGTTTCTTCATATAAATCACTGAGGAAAATGTTAAAACAGTAGAGAGCCAAGAACAGATGACTAGAGTATTCCACTGAAGACCTACCTTTAAACTGAAACAAATCCATTTATGATTTCTGTTTGGGTCCTGtccttaaaacaattctgaatccAACTAAACCCATATTATTTGTGGTCACAAAAATAATGTGACATTGTGAGATGCTTTGCTATAAGCCAGGCATACTATGTTTCTATATTCTCCTAAAATATGAGTCTAGTgaacctgtttttaaaaaagggtcggggggcagctaggtggtgcagtggatagagcaccggccctggattcaggtggacctgagttcaaatctagcttcagacacttgacacttactatctgtgtgaccctgggcaagtcacttaaccctcaatgcccttctccccccccccccccccccccccccccccccgccccccagatATGTTAGTTTGgcatgatttgttcttttcttaaaaatgttttattgaagcCTGTTATTTCTTGCAGCCATTTCCTAATAACCCCACCCCATAGAATCTTCtgttaacaaagaaaaacagttaagtagAACCCCCTGACATAAAAACCAGGCCTGAACTGTAAGCAACATTCTGTATCCATAGCAGCTTACTTTTCTACCAAAAATAGGGAAATGTGTTTCATCATCTCTCTTTTAGAACCAAAGTTGGTCCTTACATTTTCTAAATTTTGATGTCTTTTAGTGtggttttaatttacattattatagtaattgtatacattgttcttctggttctgctttcttttgtCTGCATACATTTGCGTGTCTCACCatgtttctcagaattcttcacgtttatcatttcttatgacacaatcatattccattccatttgtgTACTTGTTTGTATAATCATTCCTCCAAACAATAGGTACCCACTTTTAAAAGTGCTGCTCTGACTTTGGTATGTGTTGTATCTTTTGTGTCCTTCATATCCTTGGGTTATATGCCCAGTAGTGAGATCAGAGGGTATTAACAATCCAGGCATTTTTCTCAAATAAGACCAAATTGTATTTGGAAAtagttggactaattcacagctccactaacagtgtattagtgtgcccATTTTTCTGTAGCCACTCTAACACTTTCTGTCTTGTGTCCATTGCCAGTTTGATGGGTGTGAAATAATACTTTGGAATTGTTtcgtttgcatttctcttattaatgatttggaatatGTTTTCTTATGATTGTCtgtttcttattttgaaaactaaCCCTGTTTTTTGTTGAACTGCTTTTCTATAAGGTTATTGGGATGACTTTGATGGCTCTAGGTGATAACTGAGTCTTTTCCCAAATTCTCACAAATCATACCTTTATTAATCAACTCACCAACTGATGATTTGAAGATGCCATCTTCTTTCTAGttttgaaaattgggaaaatatctgCCTATCTCCAGGCTTTTGTTAACTCTCCTGATTGCCACACTTTTTCCACTGTCATTCCCCAATGCTTGCAGAATGCTATTAGGATAGAGTTTATCTTAATCTAGTGTTTTGAAGTCAACTCTGGGTGCTCATTTATCTTGGATTTCAATTCCTtgttaactttctttttcccttcctagtCCAATAATTAACCTCCTTAGTAGATAAAGTGGAAACAAAATATGAGTTCAATggtctcccttctttctctcattttttttatcatttttccatCTACCCCAAGCAGTGGTCTTATTGCTTCCTCTTGCCCCCAGCATGGCAGGAaaatcttttttctgttcttctcaGCATTAATTTATAGATAATTGAATATTAACTCTCCTAATGTTATTCTTATAGGATTTTATTCATCCTCTGTTACTTTATATCTTCTATGTGTGCTTTATAAAATTCCAAGTTAGTGTCCATCAGTAGGGactagctaaacaaattgtgaatTATGGAATGTCACTGTTTCATGAGAAACATTGAATGTGGAGAATACATAGAGGCaaaggaagatttttatgaactgatagaataaaataagcagaaccaggaaaacaacattacCCAATGACTATaccaatgtaaatgggaaaaaagaaaacaacagaataaaTGGAACACTGTGTTATTATATTGAGCAACTTTGGCCTTAGGTGACAAGTGACTTGCAAGGACTGGGgatatagaatatttttttttttaatttttttttttttttagtgaggcaattggggttaagtgacttgcccagggtcacacagctagtaaatgttaagtgtctgaggccggatttgaactcaggtactcctgactccagggccggtgctctatccactgcgccatctagctgccccctgaggatATAGAATATTGAATATGGAATTgatatggaatattgcatatatagTCAGATATGGTTGTCAGATAAGGAATGCTGTTGTTTTGGTTTCgttgaattgctttttttctctttaaatatttgttacaaggcatAGCTAAATtggttggggaagggaagaagaatatGTTTAGGAATGAATATAACAAAAGTtaagagaaaattttttaaatatatgttgttTCATGAGCTTGTATATCTAGTTCAATCAGTGTGTTTTAAattgttcattattttctttcttaaaggaTTTATTTGtgtttcagaatttcattcctgagagcttccaatccatccttctttGGTTAAATTTGCTTGTAGAATTTTAGGCAGTGGGATCCTATTGTTCCTTCCTTTGAACTCTTTGAAATTCCAAACTTTGGTGTGCATCAGACTCTTTctggttttcctttccttctctgttatGAACTCTAAGATGGAGTAGTTATTTTCTCCCAAGGTTCCATCCCAGTGGCTCTTTATTGGTCAGGATCCTGTCCAGAGTAGCAGTATACTTTGTTGATTacttgaagaatgaaattatcattaagagaAGTCAAGAATTTATCATCTGTCCTATTTTTTGTTAGTATACTCTAATAGATGTCCAGTTAAGGCAGCTGAAGTCCCCTTTCAACCTgtaccagatttttaaaaatgtttcccagccatcctactcatcttttttctttttattgctaaGTGGTCTATATTCCTTGAAAAATTTTGTGTTTGTTCCTCCCTCCATTGATCCCCATCACATCTCAGTTAATGGATTTGCTCACATAAATATGTCTTCTTAATATATAATGCTACTCTGCTGCATTTTTTAATCTGTTCTGCTCCTTTTGACTCAGAAATGTCTTCATTTCTCacagattgttgtgagaatcaaatgagattatatatacaaagtgctttgccgACCTTAatgtactctataaatgttagctattattatcgcCACATTTCAGTTAGGAGTTCCACCCATCCAAATCTTAATGAAGCTTCTAGTTAGAATTTAACCTTACATATTATTAGTtcagcttatttattttatatatacagttCATGCATTTGCGTATAGCTGTCTCAATGTTATTGTAGGCTATCTTCTTAAATGTCCTTCTTTATAGATTACTGATCCTGTTTTGTcaattctcttttccccattttataccTGTGTATCTGGTTTGGCAGATATATGCGgaaaattttcctctttctccttctctgtttTCGTTTAAAAACTTTCTTGTTCATAACTGCAAGTCTCCAGGACATGTTGCATGCTAACCAGCCTGGATACCTTTGCTCATGCTATCTCTGCCCTCCCTTTATGTATACATTTCATCCCTACtcccatccccattttaaaatcctacccatcctttaaggcctagctaaaatcccatttaCTCCATAACATTTTCCTTAATTCCCCTAAGTTAGTTATGATCCTTCTTGGATCTTGAATAGTACTCTCTTCATTTGCTTCTCATGTATTACAGTTGAGGTATGTGTGTGAGGAGGTAATTATAGGTGTAGgtattttatctccccttactagAGAAAAAGTTCTATCATGTTGAGGACGGTGTTTTCACTTGCTCTTCACGTTGTCCTTTAGCATGTAGCAGAGTATTCTGAGTtcagtaggcactttataaatgttgaagTTGTCAGAAAAGGAAAGGTATTTGGGAAATGATTGAGCAGGCTTTTTTCTAGCAGAGTAGTGAGTAATAAAGTTGGAAAGTAAGGGTAAGAAGTTTGGACTTTGATCTTGTGGACTGTGAGGGAGTTATTGAAGGCTTTTGATTAAGGGGGATGTGCTGAAagtattgttttattattgttgggTTAATATACAGGGTCATATTGAGGGGAGATTGTTTCAAAAGTCTTTCATAGATAAAATCAAGAGACCATTGCAGTAGTCTGGGTGTGAGGTAATAAgtaggatgataataataagagaagacaggaaaggatGAATTCTAGACACATTGAAAAAGAAGACTCACTAAAACTTGGTGACTACTTGGATATGgaggatgaaaaagaaaatgtgacctTTGGTGGAAAAAGTCAGGATGAAGAGCCAGTTGGGAgtcagagtgggggtggggggtggagagtaTGATGGGTTTGGTTTAATATAGCTCAGTCTAGTTTTTAGAGTGGTCATTTAGAAATTTGTGTTTTGAAGGATTGTCAGGACTTCAAAGTGGGATGTCCAAGTAGACGTTTGGAGTTGTGGGACCAAAGCTTAGGAAAGAAGTTGAGGCTAGAGAGAGGGATTTTGTGAGATAATTACAAAGAGATGATGCCTAAAGATGACTTGATTATGTGTTGATAGATTATTAGCCAGGCAAATAGAGACACGTGTGaacacattcagttatacaaaaATGGTGCTGatggaacatttttcttttttattaacatTGGCCTCCATCGCCTCCAAATTTAGTTGCACAGTAgaaattctttttccattttgggtTCCCTGGAGATGCAAACAGGCTTAGATTAACATACCCTTGTCTGTAACTCCCTAACTTTCTAGTGTAACTTGGTGACTCTGTTGTGTTTGCTGCTGTATTTTCTCCAAACCTTTTAAAACGTGAGTTGTCAAGCTGATAGAGCTTGTAACAACAACCTAACATTATCATGTTCAGTTTTTCCTACCAACTAATGCTGATGTTTGTTTTAATGTTGTAGTGGCAAGACCCGACGCATTAGACAATGAGAGGTATGAAAAACTAATTAAATCCCTTTTCATTGCTCTGATTGATTCATTCTAAGAAATGGTGTTTGATTCGCTAATAACCTTGCTCTCCAAATACACAGTGTAAGATGACTGCCTCTTTTGTTCTAAAGCACCTTTGGCATGTCTGAAATTCaatcaaaatatatacagaaatatccaatttcattttatctttgaaagAGGTTTCTGAATAGGAAACATTTTAGTGCTTGGCATGTCAGGAGTAGAAGAAGACagagggatgggggcagggagtaGATGCATTACTCAGCCACAGCGTGACAGTAGACAGGCACCAATGTTATGTTTCCTGACATTTCTATACTAGGTCCTCTAGTGTATTATGTGGCCTCTGGCTCGTTAATGTTGTTTGTCAGAGAACACATTAGTTTCTAGCACCAGCAAGCCAAAGATAACTCTTGTGTCCATAGTGTCTGCTTTCATTATTGATTCCATTCACATCATCCATCTGATCCCAGGAAGATGTTTGTGGTGTGgcttattttggttttattttattttccctacaCACCACCAATTGCCTCCATCTCTGCAGTGTTGGTATCAGATTGTGTGCTGCTTTTATTCCCGTATTGCAATCAAAGTGATTTGCAAAGGCTCGAGTTCAGCACGAAGAGCCCTGGAGCAGGGTGGGAGGTTTACACATGCAGCCTGGACTTCTTGCTCACCAGGTAGGGGGTTGTTGGAACAAGTTCATTCTCCTGCTTCCCAACTTCAAGTTTCAACCTGTGAGCTAAGAAGAAAGCCCAGCTGTCAGCATGTGGCCATGTTTCATCTCCAtggcactgggggaggggggagggttggCCACCACCCAAGCCCAGTTTAAAGCCTAGAAAACATTAGTTAGCATTTGTACCAAGTTCTCAGTATGCCTGGGGAACCCCCATGCCCCTTTGTTCACagatccccttctttcttctgtagCTGGGGCTTTGTACACCCTCGGCTCCTTAGCATGCCTGAGCTCTGCCACCATGTAGCCGAAGGCTGGGTTAGTGGGACCACTTTCATAAGGAATCTCTTGCTTTTCAAAAAGCAAAACCCAGGCAAGGTAAGACCCTCCCTtacatttctcccttccttcactgcCCCCAGCCCAGGCTCGGAACTCTCCATTGACACAGCCTCGTTACTGTTAAACCCTATCAGGAGTCAAGCACTGTCTTCCAGGAAGGGCAAGGCAGTGGCATTAGTGGAAGCAAAGAAAGGCAGTGGGAGGAGGTTCTCACTTTCAGAGGCCAAGACCAGAGCTTTGGTGACTCCTGAGTTGGTTTTTGACACTTAGACAAAGCTCACACTAGTGccatcttcctgtctctaagcAAGAAAGCATGTCCATGTGCATTCTGTGTTGTGTGTGAGGTTACTGCGGTGggagggggttgtttgtttgtttggtttttttctgggtcaaaaaccaacaacaaccaccttGTGCTTTTAAGAAAGCATTTTTTGGCTGAGTCCTATTCAAACAAATGTCTTAATGTGAAGTGCAGTCCTGTGAGGTTAGCAGCATAAAAAGGGAGTTTGAATAGAAATGATAAGCCCTCCTTCCCCTACCAGTAACATCTAGGCACTGTCAGATCTGATGTGTCCGTTGCTTGACTCATGGATCAGAAAGCATTATCTCAGGCTGGCCTTTCCTGTATATTAGAACCCTAATGCTGTCTTCCTGGTTTTTCCCCAGTTCTGCCTGTTGAGCTGTGGTATACTGACCTTTCTGGCTGTCCTGGGCCGCTACATCCCTGGCCTCCTGCTCTCCTACTTATTCCGTAAGTTTTACACACAGCATAGCCAGCAGCAGCCCACATCACAGATTTCCCCCAACCATAACTGACCATGTGGCGAGAGAGAAAGCTTTTCTGACGTCGTGGCCTTAAGGAAGTAACCTagagattttggggggggggggtggggaagaggccTGAGCATGTTGGTGGATTTGATTCTAGTAAGTCAGTCTTTGAAATCTTGGCTCACAGATACATTCCCAGCTACAGGTTTTCCCTGTGGAGAGAGTTTTTAGTGTATGTGCCCTGCACATGATTCTCAGGTGCCCTAAATTCCATCATATTTTCATtgacattttatagattaaattgTTTACTGCTTGTATGTCTAGGAAGtcagctgaggctggatttgttaaGCTCTAGCCCTGATCTAGGCTGACCTCATTCAGTACCATGTGACATTTTTGAGCCATTTACTATTTGGTTTCTGGCTCAGCAGCAGCTCTGTGGAGCTGATTCCATGACCTGGCTTTCAACTCTGTTAGTGATATGTCCTCAGCAGTACTACTCTGATCCCCCGTACCACTGAAATTCTGTAGCAGATGATACAGATGGACAACAGtttccctgcccttgagaagatGTGAGTTTTGCAGGGAAGACAAGGCACAGCTATGAGCATTCCTAAATATATCCAAATACTCACAGAGAAACCTGTTAGAAAATACAAAAACACCTCCAGTGCAACTTTGGCAACATAGGACCTCAGCATTATGGAGCAGAAATGAAATTTACTTTGTATAGCTTCCTCTATAATTTCCTGCCacttcttgcttttttcccccccagttcTTTTTCTCCTGCTATGGCCCCTTGCTGTGTACCACAGACTGGGACATCGATTGTACATGAGGCTAGAGCCAGCCCTGCAGCGACTGGACTTCAGTGTCCATGGTTACATGATGTCCAGGCAAAGGGAAAGGCAGTGTAAGTATCCTAAGGGTGTCCAGTTCCTGTTTGGGGCAAGTTAGGGGGTATGAATAGGAGATGGGAAGAATAGTATGTTTTATATCCCTGGAATCAGTTTAGGGGGTAGATAACAGCAAAGGTAAACAATATTCTATGCCAGATTACAGCCCACATTTGTCCTACCGGGCACAAACCATCAGACACCTGGTGAGGACCATTGAAGAAGTTCTCTTCCTCAGCAAGTTGGGAGCAGCATAGCCCCCATGAAACCTAAATAACAGAGCTTCATTCTTTCCTGGGTCACTTGGAAAGCATGAGTCTCCCTCAGGGAAATCATTTCGCCTAGGCTAGAGGTCTGCTTTTTGTTCTTGGCTGAAACAATGCTCAGATGGCCCTTTTGATGTTAGGTCTGCACCAGGTCACTCCAGAAAGCTGTTAGACATGCCTAGTTGCTAGGTATCTAATGGGCATAACAAGTGGAGGTGGGGACACTTGGGAGTCGTATATTTATCTTGTGCTGTCAACTCATCTTGCTCCACAGGCTTAGCTACCACACCTTCAGGCATGATCACTGTTCTTTGGGGCTGGTTCAGAGCAAGTGGTCTCTCACCTTCCTGCTTTGGTGTCTCATCTTGAAAGCCCAGGAAGAAATGTTCACCCAAGAGGATGATAGAGCTTCTCTGTTCTGTTTTCATACAGTGCGGCGTGCCCGAGCCTTGCACCCTGATCGTGCTGTGGAGGACAATAGTGATAGTGAAGAAGAGCTAGCTGCCTTCTGTCCCCAGGTAATGTGGTGCTAGGTCCACTAGGTATTTGatttcctttccagcttcctGATAACCACTTGGCACCCTGTGTGTAGGCAACAACCCTCTTTCCAATTTATGATGTGCTCTGGCCACTGTCTGGCTTTAAGCCCAGCAGGAAAGAGGACAGTTAGACTGGCATTTGGGCCTTTGTAGAGCCTGGTGACTGGCACAGTAGCTTCCTCATACacccacaccctgtcctgcaatcCTAGTGCCTCTGTGGGAGCCTTAGCTTTAAATAGGTCTCTCCACAAACAACTTTCAAATCAAGCAGTATACCTGCCTCTCCTCCTGGCAACCTCTGGACACTGATATTCTCTAGAGGTGTTATGACAGAAACAAGTGGTCAGTGTTCCCAACTCTGCCTTGCCTTTGACCTCTACAGGAATGATGTGTTAGGACTTTTCCCCCAGGAAACTTGGCCTAAAACAGCCTACATGTTGACCAAGACCAAGATTCTTAGGTTTGCCTGTGCTGTAGGGAAACCAAGGTGCTTGAAAAAGgacagttttggggcagctaggtggtgcagtggatggaacaccggccctggattcaggaggacctgagttcaaatccggcctcagacacttgacacttactagctgtgtgactctgggcaagtcaccgaaccccaattgcctcacttaaacaaaagaaaaaggacagtTTTAGGATTTATTGGCTATGGATGTGTGGGTGGTGGTTgccatttttattctcattttcattGTCTTGGGGCCTGGCCTTTATTCCCAGGTCTCGTGGCTATGAGTCTTTCTAATGAGGATGACTATCTCTGAGAACTGTAACCAGTGTCTGCTCTTAACAAACAATTAGGTGGCACTCTTAATAAGATTTATCTGTCTTCTTTTCCTCTAAGTTGGATGACTCCATGGTGGCTAAGGAACTGGCCATCACAGACTCAGAGCATTCAGATGCTGAGGTCTCCTGCACAGATAATGGCACATTCAATCTCTCCAGGGGTCAGACACCGCTGACTGAGGGATCAGAAGGTGAGACACTGCCCAGTCCTCCTCCCCCTAGCCTGACAATGGTTTGACCATATTTTGCTTACTCATCTAGTGGAATGAGCTGTCTGTTGTCCGATCTAATAGAAGGGAGGTATCACCGGACCCCTTAttttaggatt is part of the Dromiciops gliroides isolate mDroGli1 chromosome 4, mDroGli1.pri, whole genome shotgun sequence genome and encodes:
- the RETREG3 gene encoding reticulophagy regulator 3, giving the protein MAEAEESAAAAAGPGAEPRPVPAFRSRGAMSGGGEWDRQVEEVQRALLDVLGPYEPLLSRVQAALVWERPARSALWCLALNAAFWFFALTSLRLVFLLAFSLMIIVCIDQWKNKIWPEMRVARPDALDNESWGFVHPRLLSMPELCHHVAEGWVSGTTFIRNLLLFKKQNPGKFCLLSCGILTFLAVLGRYIPGLLLSYLFLLFLLLWPLAVYHRLGHRLYMRLEPALQRLDFSVHGYMMSRQRERQLRRARALHPDRAVEDNSDSEEELAAFCPQLDDSMVAKELAITDSEHSDAEVSCTDNGTFNLSRGQTPLTEGSEDLDGHSDPEESFARDLPDFPSINVDAAGLDDEDDTSIGLPSLVYRSPPGAEEPSGPTTSQDEAALPELLLSTLPTGANLTSNLASLVSQGMIQLALSRAHQQAPPAAPQRATRGYLRAPSSDLDTDAEGDDFELLDQSELNQLDPSSSRSH